The Peromyscus eremicus chromosome 11, PerEre_H2_v1, whole genome shotgun sequence genome includes a window with the following:
- the LOC131921976 gene encoding ferritin light chain 1-like produces the protein MEEAHSLQYNLLKMQNERGGRALFQDVQKPSQDEWGKSQEAMEAALVLEKSLNQALLDLHALASAGTDPHLCDFLENHFLENHFLDEEVKLIKKMGNHLTNLCRVDGPQPAQTGVPVQTGVPSPSLGEYLFERLTLKHD, from the exons atggaggAAGCCCACTCTCTTCAAT atAATCTGCTCAAGATGCAGAACGAACGCGGAGGCCGCGCACTATTCCAGGATGTGCAGAAGCCGTCTCAAGATGAGTGGGGTAAGTCCCAGGAGGCCATGGAAGCTGCCTTGGTCCTGGAGAAGAGCCTGAACCAGGCTCTCTTGGATCTTCATGCCCTGGCTTCTGCTGGCACAGATCCTCACCTCTGTGACTTCCTGGAAAACCACTTCCTGGAAAACCACTTCCTGGATGAGGAGGTGAAGCTCATCAAGAAGATGGGCAACCACCTGACCAACCTCTGTAGGGTGGATGGGCCACAGCCAGCACAGACCGGTGTGCCAGTGCAGACCGGTGTGCCCTCGCCGTCTCTGGGCGAGTACCTCTTCGAGAGGCTCACTCTCAAGCATGACTAG
- the LOC131921977 gene encoding LOW QUALITY PROTEIN: sentrin-specific protease 2-like (The sequence of the model RefSeq protein was modified relative to this genomic sequence to represent the inferred CDS: substituted 1 base at 1 genomic stop codon), translating to MPGHCAAGFNGKAYYTQLHQEVHHLGPADKEYSRYQCNNSPRKPSQSQADSCTHLEIGRLFHTGEPALSKAQSRSESVWQTKQCGMEMKPEAFGQGRKRKYQDKGGTEIESEALGQGKKLKCHDEGGMDLEFEEPSKTPKRTPQEQQDLGLQSQQPCKDELREPHQESLRQLKPLEWAKGPQEQGRKSGDGGKGRKRPWCVIEEYAENHQRQKYQRLLQHLPPSDCIKSHQQRAYTTLVDTLKIKDCVEGHSHGSTTTQCDPKQSTLVTTKECVSPDKKVKTCTENSSDTQKKDAVNLEGRRGHHLEPDLLRAEAQVFLHSGSSRSLPNKMPVVIAEKKPVAEQEKGRGTDEVPNVTEDMEKEIKNALGPGPQEEILTSAFKLHITXGDIHTLENGKWLNDEIINFYMNLLVERNNKKGYPALHVFSTFFYPKLKHGGYCSVKRWTRGIKLFEKEIILVPIHQRVHWSLTVIDLRKQSIIYLDSMGQTGQSICETIFEYLQNESKTRRNIELDPLEWKRYSMTSKEIPQQLNGSDCGVFTCKYADYISRDQPLIFSQQHMPTFRKRMVWEILHSHLL from the exons ATGCCGGGACACTG TGCTGCTGGTTTCAACGGGAAAGCGTACTACACCCAATTGCACCAGGAAGTACATCATCTTGGGCCAGCTGACAAGGAATATTCAAG ATATCAGTGTAACAATAGCCCAAGAAAACCCAGCCAGAGTCAGGCAGACAGTTGCACTCATTTGGAAATAGGAAGGCTATTCCATACTGGGGAGCCAGCACTCAGCAAAGCCCAATCCAGAAGTGAGTCCGTGTGGCAAACTAAACAGTGTGGGATGGAGATGAAACCTGAAGCTTTTGGGCAAGGTCGAAAAAGAAAATACCAGGATAAAGGTGGGACAGAGATTGAGTCTGAAGCTTTGGGACAAGGTAAAAAACTGAAATGCCATGATGAGGGTGGAATGGATTTGGAGTTTGAAGAGCCCAGCAAAACTCCAAAGAGGACACCTCAGGAACAGCAAGACCTAGGGCTTCAAAGTCAACAGCCATGCAAGGATGAGCTACGGGAACCCCATCAAGAAAGTCTAAGACAACTAAAGCCCCTAGAATGGGCTAAAGGTCCACAGGAGCAAGGGAGAAAGTCTGGGGATGGTGGGAAGGGTCGCAAGCGGCCCTGGTGTGTCATAGAGGAATATGCTGAAAACCACCAAAGGCAAAAGTACCAAAGGTTACTGCAGCACCTTCCACCCAGTGATTgtataaaatctcaccaacagaGGGCTTACACAACCCTGGTGGATACTCTGAAGATCAAAGATTGTGTGGAAGGGCACAGTCATGGATCCACAACAACCCAGTGTGATCCTAAACAATCTACTCTTGTTACCACAAAGGAATGTGTCTCACCAGACAAAAAAGTGAAGACGTGTACAGAGAACTCTTCTGATACACAGAAGAAAGATGCAGTAAACCTTGAAGGAAGAAGGGGACACCACTTGGAGCCTGACTTGCTAAGAGCAGAGGCTCAAGTCTTCCTGCATAGTGGCAGCAGTAGGTCACTCCCCAACAAGATGCCAGTAGTTATAGCAGAGAAAAAGCCTGTTGCAGAACAGGAAAAGGGCAGAGGAACGGATGAAGTCCCTAATGTTACAGAGGAcatggaaaaggaaataaaaaatgcacTAGGTCCAGGACCCCAGGAAGAAATCTTAACTAGTGCATTCAAACTGCATATTACTTGAGGAGATATCCACACACTAGAGAATGGTAAGTGGCTCAATGATGAGATTATCAATTTTTACATGAATCTTCTGGTtgagagaaataacaaaaaaggGTACCCAGCTCTTCATGTGTTCAGCACTTTCTTTTACCCCAAACTAAAGCATGGAGGCTACTGTTCTGTTAAACGATGGACTCGAGGAATAAAACTGTTTGAAAAGGAAATTATTCTAGTACCTATTCACCAGAGGGTACATTGGAGCCTGACAGTAATCGACCTAAGAAAACAAAGTATCATATACCTCGATTCAATGGGACAGACAGGGCAGAGTATTTGTGAGACCATCTTTGAATATTTACAAAATGAGAGCAAAACTCGAAGGAACATTGAGCTGGACCCTTTGGAGTGGAAAAGATACAGTATGACTTCAAAGGAGATTCCTCAACAACTGAATGGGAGTGACTGTGGAGTTTTTACTTGTAAATATGCAGATTACATTTCTAGAGACCAACCACTTATCTTTTCTCAGCAACACATGCCCACTTTCAGGAAGAGGATGGTGTGGGAAATCCTGCATAGTCACCTACTGTAA